Below is a genomic region from Pristiophorus japonicus isolate sPriJap1 unplaced genomic scaffold, sPriJap1.hap1 HAP1_SCAFFOLD_1094, whole genome shotgun sequence.
agtggcgattccgctggtgctttgctgagctgcatgccagTGTTGCaccgatgcacacatgattccagctcagagtcaattcccggccaccgtacatgagacctggcgatggctttcatcgtgacaataccgggaggcgtgctatgtagctcacgtacaaatttctctctgcctttcttgggcataacaacacgattgccccacagtacacaatccgactgaatggataggtcgtctttgcgacggttgtaaggtgtgGTCTCATtggccatttgcttgggtatggcagaccaatcaccactcagcacacaacgtttcacaaccgataatatcgggtcctggctggtccaggtcttaacttgttgggccgtgacaggggttccttcactctcaaaagcatccatgactaacactaggtctgccggttgtgacgtttccacctccggtgtgggcaacggcagacggctcagtgcatcggcacaattctcggtgccaggtctgtggcgaatgacataaccgTAGGCcgataatgtcagcggccacctctggacgcgggatgaagcgttggtgttGTTTCCAGAGACATGagcgagcggcttgtgatctgtctccagttcagaccgaagaccaaacaggtactgatgcatctttttaaccccacacacacaggctactgcttctttctctaccCTGCTGGAGgccctttccgcctttgacaaacttttagaagcacacgcgacaggttgtagtttacccgactcattcgcttgttggagcacgcaaccaactccatatgacaaagcatcacaggccaatactagccgcttacacgggtcataatgtaccagcagcttgttggagcaaagcagattagtagctttctcaaaagctctgtcgtgagacacacccccagacccagttgtcgccttttcttagcagcaggtGCTGTGGCTctcataaggtgctcaatctaggaaggaagttaccgaagtagttgagtagacccaggaacgaacgcagctccgtcacattctgcggcttgggtgcatttttgatgaccttggttttcacgtccgtgggcctgatgccgtcagcagcaatttccctcccccaggaattcgacctcgggtgccatgaagacgcacttcgagcgtttcagtctgagtcccactttgtccagacgatgtagaacctcttccaggttgttcagatgttcctcggagtcacgacccgtgaccaggatgtcatcttggaacacgacggttctggggacggacttcagtcgactctccctgttcctctggaatatggctgcagccgtgcgaattccgaaagggcacctgtggtaaataaactgtcctttacgcgtgttaatgcacgtaagttccttcgacgtctcgaccagctcccgtgtcatgtaggtcgacgtcagatccagtttagtgaacgacttcctcccggctagcgttgcaaacaggtcatcagccttcggtaacgggtactgatcctgcttcgaaactcggttgatcgtaaccttgtggtctccacagatcctgacagtgccgtcactcttcagcacaggaacaatggggccggcccattcgttaaactcgaccggtgatacgatcccttcacgctggagtctgtccagttcgattacgaccctctccctcatcgtgtacggaacccacccaccccccgagctttatgatggacgggtcttgcatcccagTCCAcgcggatctgcaccttggctcccgtgaaattgccgatgcctggttcaaacagcgaggggaactcactcagcacctgagcacatggagtatcctcctccaacaacaacgctttgatatcgttccagttccatttgatttttttctaaccagttcctgccgaacagcattggaccatcgcctggaacaatccataacggtaaaccgtgaaccgcaccatcatacgacaccttgactactgcactgccaatcaccgttataagttctttagtgtacgtccgcaacttggcattgactggactcagcctcacagccttagtatcccacagcccgtcgaatgtcctctggctcattattgattgactcgcccccgtgtccaattccatcggtaccggcacaccattaagtttcacattaatctttaccggttggctctttgttcggaacgagtacagtccatacacttcctcccctggtatctcggattgcatatccggatccgcggctGGACTGGTCATCAGCCTccgcgtggtgtgtcgcagcacgcttgctcagttgcggacacatgcgctggagatgccccagtctccagCAGCCTTTACAAGTGTACTGTTTGAACCGACCCGGATGAGGCCCCGAtggttgcccccacaacgccaacagggtgaaaagcGGATtagttcccgttggcggactttaggCAGCCACAGGTTGCGTATACGCAGTCGGGTCGGCCCCTGCCGCGTGCAGCTCTGCCGAACGATGGTACGACCTTGTTCACagcacttgccgagttccgattcttCGCTGATATCTGCTTTAAAGTTTTTAATCTGTCGCCACGCGCGATTGGGCaagcgcgatggccttgctcaaatccagcgtttccCCGCCGCCAGTAGCTCACGCAGGATCGCCTTGTGGTCGATGCCGATGACCAAGGAGTCccggcagcatgtctgccaacgcgttGGCGAACTTACGCGGCCCCGCTCCACGTCTCCGGCCggcttccgacacatcctggccctcaggattAACGTGCGCGTGGAGTCGATACCGTGAGACGATGGTGCCTTCTTCTGgtgtgagatggtcacgtaccagagcacacaattcctcatcgtccttgtccgttggacttgcaggcgagaggagattcttcatgagtccatagattttcagaccgcaaaccgtgaggcagAACGCccagcgcctaactgcgtcagtgggttcctccactttgttggccacgaagtacgggTCCTGGCGAGCTGcacaatctgcccagtcctctccctccacgactctctccagaattccaattgtgctcattgttTTTTGCATGTGTAGATTCttcagttacctcgtcgccaaatgttatgtctgtaataactcgatagaccgaACACTGTGAACTAACACAGGCACAAAccaggctctgctttattcgggcccaaagtgattacattacacgatggctggccttttatacctggaccgcgtacacgtgtgtacagcccaatgacctccgacagtggcggccCCTGGTGGCTCgtaaaccccaagcatacatacatgacagtgtctctctctgtctctctctctctctctttctcgctctgtctctctctcgctatctctcgctgtctctctctatgtctctctctctctctgtcctctctctgtctctctctctctcgctatctctctctctgtccctctatgtttctctctctatctctcgctgtctctctctctctctctctctccttcgatctctctgtacctgtctctctctctttttctgtcccTCTGACTcgttgtctgtctctgtctctctctcactctctctctctctttctctctttcactctttctctctctctatctctctgtctctctttctgtttctctctcgcgctctgtctctctctccctctctctctctgttgctctctctctctcgctctctctttccctctccctttatttttgtctctctctctctctctctctctctttctgtctgtctctctctacctctctgtctctctctctgtctctctcactctgtctctctctgtctctctctctctctgtctctctctcactctgtctctctttctctgtctctctttcagtctgtctctttcactctgtctctctccctctctgaatccctgtctctgtctctctctctcgctctctctctctctctcgctctgtctctctttctctgtctctctttcagtctgtctctttcactctgtctctctctctctctgaatccctgtctctgtctctctctctcgctctctctctctctctctctctcttgctctgtctctctctgtctctctctcgctgtgtctctctctgtctctcccactctctctctctctctatctccctgtctcggtctctctctctcgctctgtgtgtctttctcattctgtctctctctctgtctctttctctctgtctctctcttcgtctctctctatggctctctccctctctctcgctctgtctgtctctctcattctgtctctctcttgctctctccgctccctgtctctgtctttctctctctcgctctctgtctctctctctctctgtctctctctctagctctctccctctctctcgctctgtctgtctctctcattctgtctctctctctgtctctttctctctctctctctctctctctatgtctctctctctctctctctgttactctctctctgtcactttctctccctcacacaccctctcgctcacactctctctccctctctctctcacactcccactcctcctctccgtccctctctcacactccctctccctctctctcccacactccctctctcccccacactccttcGTTCccgctctcaccctctctctctccctctccctccctctctcccactctcccctccctccgtccctctctcacactccctctccctccctctctcacactctcgctcgctctcacactccctctccctctctctttcccaccctctctcacacttcccctctgcctccctctctcgcaccctccctctccctcactctccctctctcccactccccctctccctccctctctcacactccctcgcaccctctctcacactccctcgctccctctctaacCCGGGGGCAAGTCGAGGTCTAGAGTAGGCCTCGTTTCGAGCCTTGGCGAAGGGTGACCAGTCCCGAGGTGCAGCGAGTGGGTTAGAAGGAACAATGTATTCAGggcgggagagtaactggggtaaGACTGAGTCTCCAGCTCACAGCTGGCACAGATACCAGAGAGAACGTTCGAGAGGCCTGCCCCCagatttcattctctctctctttctctctctgcagtTCGATGGAATTGTTGAACATCAATGGATTTGGCTTCTTTCTCTCGATTCTTTCAGTCTGTGGTTTCCTGTTGCTGTGTACAAACTGCTTCAAGTTTAAACAGGGTGAGTGACTCCATATACTGgaggaggtacagcacggggttagatacagagtaaagctccctctacactgtcccatcaaacactcccagggcaggtacagcacgggttagatacagagtaaagctccctctacactgtcccatcaaacactcccagggcaggtacagggggttagatacagagtaaagctccctctacactgtcccatcaaacactcccagggcaggtacagggggttagatacagagtaaagctccctctacactgtcccatcaaacactcccagggcaggtacagcatggggttagatacagaataaagctccctctacactgtcccatcaaacactcccagggcaggtacagcacggggttagatacagagtaaagctccctctacactgtcccatcaaacactcccagggcaggtacagcatggggttagatacagagtaaagctccctctacactgtcccatcaaacactcccagggcaggtacagcacggggttagatacagagtaaagctccctctacactgtccaatcaaacactcccagggcaggtacagggggttagatacagagtaaagctccctctacactgtcccatcaaacactcccagggcaggtacagcacggggttagatacagagtaaagctccctctacactgtcccatcaaacactcccagggcaggtacagggggttagatacagagtaaagctccctctacactgtcccatcaaacactcccagggcaggtacagggtgttagatacagagtaaagttccctctacactgtcccatcaaacactcccagggcaggtacagcacggggttagatacagagtaaagctccctctacactgtcccatcaaacactcccaggacaggtacagggggttagatacagagtaaagctccctctacactgtccccatcaaacacccccagggcaggtacagggggttagatacagagtaaagctccctctacactgtcccatcaaacactcccagggcaggtacagcacggggttagatacagagtaaagctccctctacactgtcccatcaaacactcccagggcaggtacagcacggggttagatacagagtaaagctccctctacactgtcccatcaaacactcccaggacaggtacagggggttagatacagagtaaagctccctctacactgtccccatcaaacacccccagggcaggtacagggtgttagatacagagtaaagttccctctacactgtcccatcaaacactcccagggcaggtacagcacggggttagatacagagtaaagctccctctacactgtcccatcaaacactcccaggacaggtacagggggttagatgcagagtaaagctccctctacactgtccccatcaaacacccccagggcaggtacagggggttagatacagagtaaagctccctctacactgtcccatcaaacactcccagggcaggtacagcacggggttagatacagagtaaagctccctctacactgtcccatcaaacactcccagggcaggtacagcacggggttagatacagagtaaagctccctctacactgtcccatcaaacactcccaggacaggtacagggtgttagatacagagtaaagctccctctacactgtccccatcaaacacccccagggcaggtacagggggttagatacagagtaaagctccctctacactgtcccatcaaacactcccagggcaggtacagggggttagatacagagtaaagctccctctacactgtcccatcaaacactcccagggcaggtacagcacggggttagatacagagtaaagctccctctacactgtcccatcaaacaatcccagggcaggtacagggggttagatacagagtaaagctccctctacactgtcccatcaaacactcccaggacaggtgcagcacggggttagatacagagtaaagctccctctacactgtcccatcaaacactcccaggataggtacagggggttagatacagagtaaagctccctctacactgtcccatcaaacactcccagggcaggtacagcacggagttagatacagagtaaagctccctctacactgtcccatcaaacactcccagggcaggtacagcacggggttagatacagagtaaagctccctctacactgtcccatcaaacactcccagggcaggtacagggggttagatacagagtaaagctccctctacactgtcccatcaaacactcccagggcaggtacagggggttagatacagagtaaagctccctctacactgtcccatcaaacactcccagggcaggtacagggggttagatacagagtaaagctccctctacactgtccccatcaaacactcccgggcaggtacagggggttagatacagagtaaagctccctctacactgtcccatcaaacactcccgggcaggtacagggggttagatacagactaaagctccctctacactgtccccatcaaacactcccagggcaggtacagggggttagatacagagtaaagttccctctacactgtcccatcaaacactcccagggcaggtacagcacggggttagatacagagtaaagctccctctacactgtcccatcaaacactcccagggcaggtacagcacggggttagatacagactaaagctccctctacactgtccccatcaaacactcccagggcaggtacagggggttagatacagactaaagctccctctacactgtcccatcaaacactcccagggcaggggttgaatggccctggacaccgtggaccatttcccaaacctcgggagcctcctaccaacaagagcagacattggcgacgagatacaacaccgcctccagtgcgccagtgcagccttcggccgcctgaggaaaagagtgtttgaagaccaggcccctcaaacccaccagcgagctcatggtctacagggctgtagtgatacccgccctcctgtgtggctcagagacatggaccatgtacagtagacacctcaagtcgctggagaaataccaccaacgctgtctccgcaagatcctgcaaatcccccgggaggacagacgcaccaatgttagcgtcctcgatcagacccaacatccccagcatcgaagcactgaccacactcgaccagctccgctgggcagggccacattgtccgcatgtcccccagacacgagactccccaaagcgagcgctctactcggaactccttcatggcaagcgaaccccaggtgggcagaggaaacgttacagggaccaccctcaaagccctccctgatataaagtgcaacatccccaccgacacctgggagtccctgtgcccaaagaccagtccgcccctaagtggagggagtgcatccgggagggggcgctgagcacctcgagtctcgtcgccgagagcgtgcagaaacccagcgcaggcagcggaaggagcgtgcggcaaaccagtcccaccctccccttccctcaacgtctgtctgtcccacctgtgacagggactgtggctctcgtattggactgttcagccacctaaggactcatgttaagagtggaggcaagtcttcctcgattccgagggactgcccatgatgatgaatgTGGGGAAGTGGTAGTTGATTTACTTTGATAAGAAGAATCGGAAAACAGAATACATTTTGAACgttagtgttcagagagacctgggggttacttgtacatgaaacacaaaaggatagtatgcaggtacagcaagtgatcaggaaggccaatggtatcttggcctttattgcaaagggggatggagtataaaagcagggaagtctcgctacagttatacagggtattggtgaggccacacctggagtatggtgagcagttctggtctcctgacctaaggaaggatatacttgccgttgagggagtgcagcgaaggttcaccagactgattcctgggatggggtggattgtcctatgaggagagattgagtagaccgggccgatattctctggagtttagaagaatgagaggggatctgattgaaacacacacaattctcacaggggcttgacggggtagatacagggagggtgtttcccccccggggctggggagtctagaaccaggggtctcacagtctcaggataaggggtcagccattgaggaccgagatgaggagaaacttcttcactcagagggggggtgaatctttggaactctcttccccagagggctgtggaggctcggtctttgGGTATggtcaaggctgagatcggtagaatTTTGGTGTCTCGGGCgagcaagagatatggagatcggggggggggaaaatggagttgaggtcaaagatcagcctcatcaccatcataggcagtcccttggaattgaggaagacttgcttccactcttaacatgagtccttcggtggctgaacagtcccaatacaagagccacagtccctgtcacaggtgggacagacagacgttgagggaaggggagggtgggactggtttgccgcacgctccttccgctgcctgcgcttggtctctgcacgctctcggcgacgagactcgaggtgctcagcgccctcccggatgcactccctccacttaggggcggactggtctttgggcccggggactcccaggtgtcggtggggatgttgcactttatatatcagggaggggctttgagggtgggtcccttgtaacgtttcctctgcccgcctttggcccgtttgcccgtgaaggagttcccgagtagagcgctcgctttggggagtctcgtgtctgggggggacatgcggacaatgtggccctgcccagcggagctggtcgagtgtggtcagtgcttcgatggctggggatgttgggcctggtcgaggacgctaacgttggtggtaGCGATGATCTGTcgcgatcttactgaatggcggagcaggctcgaggggccgaatagcccaaatcccgctcctaattcttgtgATCTTATGAATGTAAAGGCGGGTTGCGTGGGTATTTCAGGAGGGAATGGGTGATTGAGAGCTTATTCAATGATACGACTCTCCTGGGGACAATGCATAGTTCGGTCCAGTCCTGGACTTTGCTTTGATGCTAATTTCTGAATCTTCTATTGCACAGATGGGAGGCGTGCACAGTTTAATGTGATACGACCCTCAAGGTAAGGTAGACTTTATCTGGTGCCTTTACATGCAGTTTATTGTTATCTGCTCTTAACCAATAGCATTACAGAATAAGAACCATtaatcgaccaggcccaacatcccctgcatcgaagcactgaccacactcgaccagctccgctgggcagggccacattgtccgcatgcccccccagacacgagactccccaaagcgagcgctctactcggaactccttcacgggcaaacgggccaaaggtgggcagaggaaacgttacaagggacccaccctcaaagcccctccctgatatataaagtgcaacatccccacccacacctgggagtccccgggcccaaagaccagtccgcccctaagtggagggagtgcatcccgggagggggcgctgagcacctcgagtctcgtcgccgagagcgcgcagaaaccaagcgcaggcagcgtgcggcaaaccagtcccaccctccccttcccctccacgtctgtctgtctgtcccgcctgcgacagaggactgtggctctcgtattgggctgttcggccacctgaggactcactgttaagagccttcctcgattccgagggactgccgaggaTGGTGATGGAATAAAGACGGAGGCAGCTGGAAACGGTCAGCGGGCCGGGCCAGCGACtgcggggagagaggaagagactcAGCGTTTCGGGTCGGCGAACTGGCGAGCATTCGGCAAGAACGGGTTCCGAAGGAGCGCCGaaagcagggggtggggggtgggggggaggcagggggaagAGGGAACAAAAAGGGGAAGGACTGTGAtagtcggcgggggcgggggggggggaagacaggagagattagagagacaaaaggggatgatgggccccgAATcgaaatggcagtggtgggaggttGGAGAAAGCTTAATCTGGATAAGGGTGCGAATGGCAAAGTAataaccagctgccattatagacaaagaggaaATAAAACATACGGTGGGGGAGCAAAAGGGAGCTACAGATCAGCAGTCAAGTCAATGCAAGTCAATGATGGACTGTAGCACTCGACCTGAAGgtacctgtatataccttacctgtacaccagagggcgctgctgctggagacccaagggtcacctgtacactgcaggcaacccagtaGAAAAGGGAGCTCGCCTCTTGGCGGCCTCGGTTCAAGTCTATACCCACGGCCTCGTGGAGCCGGTAACAGAGTGCTCGCCTACACAAGAGTTGCGCTGTGAAATCGTTGGACCTGAGCCCAGAAGGGCGTacagtgccgaaacgaaagatgcgATGCTGTTCCTCCAGCTTGCGTTGGGCTTTGTTGGAAAACAGGGGACGATTCCGAGGACGGAGACATCcgcgtgggagtggagcggagaattaaagcggCAGGCGACCGGGACCGAACGGAGGTGctcagcaaagtggtcaccccCCCAATCCACGCCTGGTCTGCCCGATGCCGAGGGGACCACATCGTGACCAGCGGGCGCAGTGCGCGGAATCGGAAGTGGGAGCAGCGTGGTTTGCCCCTCAGGCTCCTAACTTGTTGCAAGGCCCAGCGATTATCGCCCGTCCCTTGTCGCCCCCTCGAGAAGGtgctggtggtgagcccccttcttgaaccgctgcagtcccgtgtgctgAAGGTTGCCCCCACAGCGCTgtcggggagggagttccaggattgtgtccCAGCGGCGATGAAAGGGGAACGGCCGATATATCTCCGAGtcggggatggtgtgtgtgaccgGGAGGGGCAACGTGGACAggggggggtggtgttcccatgctcctgctgcccttgtccttctgggcggtagaggtcgcgggtttgggagaagaagccttggccagttgctggcagtgcatcttgtggatgcagtgcatcttgtggatggtacacactgcagccagggtgcgcctGTGGAAAatgttt
It encodes:
- the LOC139241503 gene encoding uncharacterized protein, translating into MVRPCSQHLPSSDSSLISALKFLICRHARLGKRDGLAQIQRFPAASSSRRIALWSMPMTKESRQHVCQRVGELTRPRSTSPAGFRHILALRINVRVESIPSMELLNINGFGFFLSILSVCGFLLLCTNCFKFKQDGRRAQFNVIRPSRDPIVDSLAVGQTGIAESENSVTERPVSTSIAMKPVDRIITVGAGGRTSRPATDRERSDNGDDDGCVSYVNLRTGEEEGTYVEVLPTDPVAMEPVEQEPDLGSYENLPSVTDALPFEDNDYENLIVD